ATCACCCATGGGTAGCTCGGGGGATATCGTTGGAGTTGAATTTGAGTACATGGGAGAGAAATTCACAATAACAAACCCCTCAGCATTTAGAAATGATCTGTTTCCATACTTCGAGGGGAATAGCGACTGGATAAGTGACCTGAACGATGACCTCGTGAACATATACACAGGCTGGGTTGCCATGGTGAACTTGGCCCTTTGGAGCGCATGGAGTGATAAAAACGTTTTAGTTCCACAACATGGAACATGGAGCGATGGAATGCACAGCTGGGAATGGAGCACAAAGCCAGACGGAGAAACAGTGATCTCCGGATTTAAATTTAGGGTCATTAAAGCGGAGTGGAAATACACCGGAGGTCCTGAGAGCATTGAACTTAGCGGCAGTGGGAAGTTCGCGCCAGAGATATTCATGCCCCTCGAGGTTAATGGAAAATTCTCAAGTAGGGATCCAGATACCGGTGAAGAGATAGTCATCTATGGAGCATACAGACTTGAGGAGATAAAGCTGGAGAAAATTTAAAGCCCCCTTCTTTCATTTTTCCTGGGGATTGGGATGAAAAAGGTATGGATAGTCATTCCCGACACGAATTTCCTATTCATTCCCGGGCAGTTTAATGTTGATATAATCTCGGAATTTGAGAGAATTCTTGATGTTAAATACCAAGTTGCAATACCAAATGTCGTAGTTGAGGAGATAAAGAAGATAATTGAGGAAGGAAAGGTTAGGGGAAGGGATTTAATTGCAGCGAGGATGGCCCTAAAAATAGCGGAGAGGTTTCCGACAATATATATTGGTGAGTTTCTCTCCAAGCCAACTGATGAATTGATTTATGACTATGCAATAACCCACGACAATGTGATAGTATGCACGAACGATAAGAAGCTTAGAAAAAGGTTAAGGGAGGCTGGTGTTCCGGTCATATTTCTGAGACAGAAAAAGAAACTTGAAATCGAGGGAATGTTAGAATGACGAAACATTATCCAAAACATTAATTTATTACCATTGCATTCTTGCACCTCATGATAAGGGTGGCCATAATAGGAGCTGGAACGATTGGAAGTGCCCTTGCCAAGGCATTGGCAGAAAGTGGATACAAGGTTATCGCCACGAGGAGGAACGTTGAGAAGATAAGACATCTAGAAAAACTAGGGGTGAAAGTTGAGAGGGACAACAAACTTGCCGCCAGAAATGCGGAGATAGTATTCATAGCTGTCAAACCAAACAAGGTGTCCCAGGTGCTTAGAGAGATAAGGGACGAGATCTCAGGCAAGATCGTTGTATCCCTCGCTGCGGGCATACCATTAAAGTACTTAAAGAAAGAGGCGCCAGAGGCCAAGTTCGTCAGGGCAATGCCAAACATAGCGATACTCGTCAAGGAATCATTTACGGCGTACTCTACCGAGGATCTCAGCGAAGAGGAAGTCAAACTGATCGAAGAGATATTCTCATCATTCGGGAAATGCGTTAGGATTGAGGAGGAATACATGGATGCAATAACAGGATTGAGCGGTTCAGGACCAGCTTACGTTACGGTATTCCTTGAGGCCATGATCTACGGGGGATTAAGGGTAGGACTACCCAGGGAATTAGCAAGGATTGCAGCTGCTCAGACCCTCCTTGGCACGGCAAAGTTGCTTATAGAATCAGATAAACACCCAGCAGAGATTAGAGAGATGGTGATAACTCCAGGAGGAACGACAATAGATGGAATATTCGAGCTGGAAGAGGGAAAGATAAGAACTGCAATAATGAAAGCAATAGATGCTGCAACCAAGAAATCGAAATTACTTTCATTGAAGTCTTGACATGAACACCTGTCCAAATTTTTATAATCTGGGATCAAACATAAGTCAAACTCGGTGAATTCAAAGTGGGTGGTGATTTTTGGGTTAAGTAGAGCCATTAGAAGGAGTTCAAAGAACGCAATTATAGCGGAGCTGAAGGTCTATTCTCCAAAATACGGAGATCTTCTAAGAGGGAGGGATCCCCTAGAAATTTTGAGAAAGTATGAGAGAGCCGGAGCGGTCGGAATATCATACATAACTGATCCAAAGTACTTTAAGGGAAGTTTTGACTTCTTCAGGAAACTTTGCCAGGAAACTGAATTACCCGTGCTCAGAAAGGATTTCATAAAGACTAAGGAGGAGATAGAGAGAACTGCAGAAGCTGGAGGGTCAGCGATACTACTGATCACCAGGCTTCTCAAAGATGATTTACCAGAATTCGTTGACTACGCGAGAGAACATGGATTGGACACACTGGTTGAGGTGCATACACTTGAGGAACTCAGGATCGCCATACAGACGAATTCAACGATGATCGGGATAAACAATAGGGACATTGGAAAGCTTGAACTTGATGATGGTAACGTTTCTTTAACCGAAAAACTTGCTCCTCTAATTCCAGATAGGTACGTGAAGGTTAGTGAAAGCGGCATATCAACAATTGAGGACTTAAAGAGGGCCCTAAGGGTTGCAGATGCAGCCCTAATTGGAACCGCCTTGATGAAGGCAGAAGATCCCGAAGAGCTTCTCAGAAAATTTGTGGAGGTTGAGATATGCTAGAGAAGATAATAAATAAGGAGAATCTAACGTTTAAAGAGGCATATGAGCTATTCAACAAGTTAATCGAGGAAGATGAAGTCAGAATAGCTGCATACCTAGCGGCTCTTCAAACGAAGGGATACACAGCCGAGGAAATCGCTGGATTCGCAAAGGCCATGAGGGATAATGCAATAAAGGTTGATCTTGGAACTGTATCCGATACCGCGGGAACAGGAGGAGACGGAGCTTCAACGATAAATGTTAGCACAGCATCCGCACTCATTCTCTCGGCGTTTACGAAGGTTGCAAAGCATGGAAACGTCTCAATAACATCGAAAAGTGGATCGGCTAATCTCCTTGAGGCCCTTGGAATAAACATCCGAATAACTCCAGAGAAGGCCAAAGAGATGATTGAGAAGGTTAACTTCACGTTT
The window above is part of the Pyrococcus sp. NA2 genome. Proteins encoded here:
- a CDS encoding PIN domain-containing protein translates to MKKVWIVIPDTNFLFIPGQFNVDIISEFERILDVKYQVAIPNVVVEEIKKIIEEGKVRGRDLIAARMALKIAERFPTIYIGEFLSKPTDELIYDYAITHDNVIVCTNDKKLRKRLREAGVPVIFLRQKKKLEIEGMLE
- the proC gene encoding pyrroline-5-carboxylate reductase, which gives rise to MRVAIIGAGTIGSALAKALAESGYKVIATRRNVEKIRHLEKLGVKVERDNKLAARNAEIVFIAVKPNKVSQVLREIRDEISGKIVVSLAAGIPLKYLKKEAPEAKFVRAMPNIAILVKESFTAYSTEDLSEEEVKLIEEIFSSFGKCVRIEEEYMDAITGLSGSGPAYVTVFLEAMIYGGLRVGLPRELARIAAAQTLLGTAKLLIESDKHPAEIREMVITPGGTTIDGIFELEEGKIRTAIMKAIDAATKKSKLLSLKS
- the trpC gene encoding indole-3-glycerol phosphate synthase TrpC; translation: MVIFGLSRAIRRSSKNAIIAELKVYSPKYGDLLRGRDPLEILRKYERAGAVGISYITDPKYFKGSFDFFRKLCQETELPVLRKDFIKTKEEIERTAEAGGSAILLITRLLKDDLPEFVDYAREHGLDTLVEVHTLEELRIAIQTNSTMIGINNRDIGKLELDDGNVSLTEKLAPLIPDRYVKVSESGISTIEDLKRALRVADAALIGTALMKAEDPEELLRKFVEVEIC